The Dehalococcoidales bacterium genome segment GGTCGTTGTTTTGCATCTCGACTAAAGCTATGGTTATTTTACTCTATTATTAACACCTTGCTAAATCCGAGATAACCGCTATGGGCAGTATTATCAGCATACTTATGATTTGATTGCTTTCAGGATAAGTATAACTTATATTTTGGATAAAGACCAGCGAAAATAAGCCGAAAAACACCCTGTATTTTCAGTAAAAACGTACTAGTTTTGTTGAACCAGGAAAAACCACCGCTGATTGGAAGCATTCCGGTGGACGGTCCGGGGTTGTCCTATTGGTTGGGCTTTGCTGATGCCTCAGTCCGGGGGCGATTGTATAAACCGGTCACAGGTGTTACAATGCGTGATTGTGACGGTCTGGATTCCTCCGGACTTACGTCAGAGTTCAAAGTCAACATTTCAGAAACTGAGGGTGATACCTGTTGCCTGGATTTACCGGTCTTAAGAAAACTTTTCATCAGTGGGGCGGAGCTACCACCGCTTTTTTTACTTATACCCATTTGAGCCATGACCTGTGCATCTCATTGCACATGGCTTTGCTGCCCTTGATCAGGGAAGACCTGGGACTGAGTTATCTGCAAGCCGGATTTATTCTTTCCGCATATCAGATTACCGCCGGTCTCTTCCAGATTCCCGGGGGATGGCTCGGCGACCGCCTTAACCGGCATATCGTGGTGGCGATAGGTCTGGGCGGTGTCGGACTGGGGGCACTGGCTATCGGCCTGTCTTCATCATATTTATCGCTACTGCTGGCTCTTGTGTTTCTGGGAATTATGGCCGGGGCTTATCACCCGGCAGCCACTTCACTGCTCTCCAGTTATTTTGAAGAGTCAAAGAGGGGCAAGGTGATTGGACTTCATCTGGTAGGAGGTAGCGGTGGTTTTACTCTGGGGCCGATTCTGGGTGCGCTCATCGCCGCGGCCATGGGATGGCACTCCGCCTTCATTATCCTCAGTATTCCGGCTCTGGCGGTAATGCCCTTTGTCCTGCTCAAAATGAAACGGCAGCAGATAAGCGACGCTAAGCTCGAAAGCAAGGTGCATGTTGGGGACACTACTTTAGCTGAATCAGCGCCCGGCCGGAGCCTCGTTCAGGTATTACGGCCGGTGGCCTTTATCATGCTGCTGGCTATTCTCACCCAGTTTATTGCCGGCTCAGCGATGGCTTTTATCCCGTTGTACCTGGTAGATAAACATTCCCTGTCTCCCGCCTTTGCCGCGATGATGCTGGGTATTATCAGGGGTGGGGGTGTTCTGGGTAGTCTGCTCGGCGGATGGCTATCGGACAAGTGGGGGAGGAGAAATGCCATCTTCCTGGTACTGATAGCTACCGGACCCACCCTTTATTTGCTTACCAGGTTACCTTTTAATCTTTCACTGGTGATTATTTTTATCATCTTCGGTATCTTTATGCAGATGAGGCAGTCGACCGTTCAGCCGTTTCTGATGGACAGTACCCCTTCCCGGTACAGGGGGATTATCTTTGGTCTCTATTTTGGCCTGAGTATGGAAGGGTCGAGCATGCTGCAACCTGTCGCCGGTTATTTTATGGATAGCTTTGGCATTATTTCGGTGTTTCAGGTGGTTGCTCTGGCCAGTGTCGGTCTGTCACTGGTGGCGCTGCTCTTGCTAAAGAAGCCCCACCTGCGCCGGTGAGTCCCCTTACTTTTCGAAGAGCCGGTACATGTTCTCGTAAGCCTTGCCGAAATCAGGGTCGCTCTTTTCCATTCCATCCTTGATGGCGCCCATTCTATCGACAAATTCTTGCCGGTTCTTGTTCCTCACGATATCAGCCCATGTTTTGACGCTTCTCTGGAAGAGATCCTCGATTTCGGGTAGTCCGGGCAGGTTCATCTGCAGGGAGGCGTAAAGCTCCGGGTCTTCTGAGATAACGCTTTCGGTCAGTGTCAGCAGGAAGCGGAAGGTACTGCCGCTGATTGCCTTCATCTGCTTGAGCTTGCCAAAGCCCAGTAGCGCGTCAGCGGAGACGATGGCAATAAAGTGGGAAAGGCCGAGTATCACCGCCATCATTTCATCATGCTCCCGGGGGGTCATCAGGGTAACTTTGGCGCCACGAGTTTCCAGGTACCGCTTGATTTTCCCGGCTAATGCGGTCTCCGGCTCGGTGGTGGGTGTCAGGACAAAGTTCC includes the following:
- a CDS encoding MFS transporter — encoded protein: MPGFTGLKKTFHQWGGATTAFFTYTHLSHDLCISLHMALLPLIREDLGLSYLQAGFILSAYQITAGLFQIPGGWLGDRLNRHIVVAIGLGGVGLGALAIGLSSSYLSLLLALVFLGIMAGAYHPAATSLLSSYFEESKRGKVIGLHLVGGSGGFTLGPILGALIAAAMGWHSAFIILSIPALAVMPFVLLKMKRQQISDAKLESKVHVGDTTLAESAPGRSLVQVLRPVAFIMLLAILTQFIAGSAMAFIPLYLVDKHSLSPAFAAMMLGIIRGGGVLGSLLGGWLSDKWGRRNAIFLVLIATGPTLYLLTRLPFNLSLVIIFIIFGIFMQMRQSTVQPFLMDSTPSRYRGIIFGLYFGLSMEGSSMLQPVAGYFMDSFGIISVFQVVALASVGLSLVALLLLKKPHLRR
- a CDS encoding prephenate dehydrogenase, with protein sequence MKVAIIGGSGKMGRWFARFLLQEGNEVVIAGRNHHKLLEASQQLGVEVADSISTAVKGADAVLLSVPIDSFEEIVKQLQPHIQPGQIVADITSVKTMPVAVMHRYLDTGTVLGTHPVFGPGAKDVTDRNFVLTPTTEPETALAGKIKRYLETRGAKVTLMTPREHDEMMAVILGLSHFIAIVSADALLGFGKLKQMKAISGSTFRFLLTLTESVISEDPELYASLQMNLPGLPEIEDLFQRSVKTWADIVRNKNRQEFVDRMGAIKDGMEKSDPDFGKAYENMYRLFEK